Below is a window of Perca fluviatilis chromosome 14, GENO_Pfluv_1.0, whole genome shotgun sequence DNA.
CTGGACAGTGAGGGAAACCTCCTCTCTGCTGGACTTACAGAGACAGTCAGAGGTCCTGATGATCTCTATACTGTCAGCAGCAGAGTGACTGTGGAGAAGAGACACAGCAACAGCTTCACCTGTAGAGTCCAGCAGAAGAACATCAACCAGACCAGAGAAACACACATTCAGATTGCAGGTTCAAATATGAAAGGGCTGAAGCCCCCACCCACAAATCcctttacagaaaaaaaaacatttagctaTACTTACACCTTTACGAGTTGTGGGTCTGTTAATGTAAAGTTTGTCCTTGGTTGGTGCTAGAGGAAAGTATTAAGAGAAAATACTGTGCTCAAAGAGGGAGGCTCATTCATTACAATGTAAGTTGCTCACTGGAAGCCATTAACAAGAAAATGTATCAGGCTTTCTCGGAGTATTCCGCAATAATAATAAAGGACTTCAATTCTAACAGGCCGAAATTGGTGCAAAGCTCGGCCCTGTACCTTAGGGGACTTGTTCTTCCTAATTGGGGCATAAACATGCTCAATACATTTCATGGCAGTTTGTCTATTAGGTTATGAGATATAACACCAGATGGtgacaaaagagaaaaaggcCAAGGGTCACCAAAGTCACTGAGATTTATCCtcctggggaccatgaatatctACACCAGATTTTACATTATTTGTCAAGATTTTCTTACTTACCTTGCATGGCAGCTGGATGCTCTTGATATCACGAGATCAAGCAAGAAACACATATCACTCCACATCACACAAGAATCCATCTTGTCAAGCTTATCAAGTAATGCGGTTTTGTGTCCAGCCGCAGGAGCTACTGGTAGATAAGACTATGGTTTAGGTGTGTGAAGGCTACCACGgtttgttaaaaacaacaatgaagTGATAGACAGATGATTTATCCTATCATCTGGCAGTAACAGTTTCCAATATCttagatggttctgtgtaacaaaccatctcaGGTCAGGTTAGAGATATCCTGCTCTGGACGAAGGTATTGGACCGGAAAAACTAACAGGACTTTGTTAGCTGCTAATCACATAAATATTTTCTAATTTAATGAAATTCTCACTTTGATCGTTTGAAAGAACTGATGTGCAGTTTGACTTAAGTGACGATTGGTTCTGTGTTTTTATCATTTCAGCTGATTTCTTCACGGTGCCACCAAGTTCATCTGTTCGTGTCAACATTGGTGTTATTGATTtggttattttctttttgtgtagTCTGGCAGTTGCCTTTGCTTGGTGGAAATGGAAAACATCAGTAAGTCATTAATCCATTTATTTCACAATTGCAACCCTGCATTTTTTCATGTTTCATAGTAGTTTAGAGAAAATATGTCACAGTATTCCAAGTTTTCCAAGTTTAGTGAAAGGGCATGTAAGTACTGTTTAAGCTTTCTGAGCACACCATGAACTATAACTTTTAACTTAAATTTCCTGTGTGCACAGAGACAAACCCTGTAACTCAAGTCTGCGATGGCACACCGCAGGAAAAGAGGCAATGAAGGACAAGAACTGTTTGTTAGTTACTAAAAATGTAGAGGTCATTGTTCAAGCAAGTACTACATTGAGGTACTTGACCTTCCTGTGATTGTGACCTATAATCCCTTACAAAAAGGCCATACATTTAATTCAAACAGGTGTAGATATGCTGTGGTTATTCTGCAGAGGCTCTGTCATGGTTAAATATAGACACAGTCACAGGTAGTATCTTGTAGACACTCACGTTTGAATAAAAATTAGACTGTGTGGtttcaaaacacaaaattaCTTCACATTTGAGAGCtgtcatatttatatattccCAGTGCATTACATACCTGCTTATAGACCTGCTTATTCAAACATAGTATCAAACAGCTTCATCTATAAATGAGGAACATAAAGTAGCTGTTTACTGAGTACGTAGTGCATGAAAATTTGCGTCGCGGGCAGTCCTCACTGTAAAAGTAACCTTATCTACAACTTTTGCCTGCTGTGGACAAAGTTAAGTGAAATGTATTGAAACATGAGAAATTATGAAATTTTGACATATAACAATACAAGGAGCGAACTTTTCACAGAAATTTATTAATACATCTCCAGTATGTTTATAACACTGTAACAAAAAATAAAGCAGTCATTAAACCTTTTACTGACTGTGTTACCTGATGCTGTTACTTTCTCTGTGGTTTGTGTCTGAGACGCTCAAGTTACAAAACTGCATCTGTAGCATCTACTGAATAAAACCCTgtatatgtaaagagaaaaCTCAAAGCACACCTTTTAAAAAAGGTTCTTATGTCTGTCCACCACTTCTGTGGTTTGTAACACGGTATTGCTTGTCTGCTAGTCAGTGACCACAGCCTGCACATGCATAACTGTGAAGAACACCAATTCATTTATATTTACTTCTTTCTCTGATGCAACACATTACAAGTCATTGTTTGctcatttacagtatattgggTACGTGCTaaaatcaacacacacattacatttcattttatttagctGTGCGTTTTTATCGAAGCGACTTCCAATCCGTcaaagtgcattcaaccattAAGGTACAAACTCTGAACAGCAATAATCACATAGAAGAAGTACATTAGCTTCAACAAGCCACATTACAAAGTGCAACATGTAAGtgcaatcttttattttttttcatcttcttaGCCAAGGTGCAGTCGGAAAAGATCTGTTTTTAACCTGCAGCGGATGATGTGTACACTTTCAGCTGTCCTGATGTCAATGGGGAGTttgttccaccatttaggagacaggacagtaaacacacactctctacaagtaaaagtaaaacaacAGTATATTTGTGTCCCTCACTTACGCAAGTGGTTCCTTATTTATGTGGGACATGTGGTGTGACTGAGTTTCCCACCGTTCAGCAGTccaaccagcagcagcagcaacagagctACCATCACTGCGGTTAAAACAATCCTTAAAGTCTCTTTGTGAAGCGCTGCAAAGACAAAAGTTTCTTCTGTAACATGATTTCAATATTAGCAGTTTCCCCAGGACTAAGCTCAATTTCTAATAGTTGTTTGTCCTTTGCAGATAAACATAAAATATTCAGCACAACTCACAATGGTAACTGTAATGTGGCGAAACTGCTGCATTTTATAGCATGAAAGTGTAATTAAGTCAATGATCTGAATGATTCAGCTATTCTTAAATTTACAGTCTGGAGAAATGACTTCAAATCTTAAATTGACTTTATGCCAAGCATCAAAAGTAgggcttttatttttgaaacaTGTTTGTGTCTCACCTCTGACAGCCAGCCAGCTTTCTGCTGATTCTCCAACTCCAGAGATGTTACACTTGTAAAGTCCTTCGTGAGACTTGTAGACACTGTGGATTGTTATTTTACCCACAGAGCTGCTCCCAATGAAGAGGCCATCTTTAGAGAACACAGCTGGAAGGTTGGTGGACGACGTATTGTTCCTGCAGTGCAGAGTCACAGCgtctccctccatcacagggagAGCAGGACTCTCCAGGATCACAGAACCAGCTGAACAACAAGACTTTTATAAATGTTAAGTTAACTTGACAGTTTTGCTGTATGCATAAATAAGGAAAACTAAACACATTTTGTACAAGTACATAAAGAATACCACACcaacacaattaaaatatttttttacaggaATTTTTGGGCATAGGTTGAGGTGTGTGCGAAGTGCACAGAGAGTGAACACCATTACTGTAGTCACCCCACAAGGTGTGAACCGTGTCTGTGAGGCTGTGTAAAATATAAGAATTAAAATTGGGATCTAGTTTACCGTACATAGTCAACTGTTAACAACAGATTTCAGGAGCCACTTATAGAGATGCTATTGAACACAGTGCAGCCCAGAGCTGTGACTGCTGTCTGTCCACACATGTCGGCAGGCAGCGCTGCCGTGATGGCATCAGTAATTGAGTTAAGACAGTTTCATAACCGGTTTAAAACATATGATAGTCACGTTAAATAGTAGTTCAATTCTATGTTTTGGTACAGTTGGTTTTAACACCTGATGCAAACCGCACGAGAATACGTATGAAAAGTGTTTCCACACTTTTGACCGCTTTTGTCGGCATTTCCCTAACTCCGAACAAGCTCCCAGAGGCGGTCGGCGTCCCGCTCCGTCTTTCTGCTGGGGCCCCTTCGCGAAACAGCGGCAGTTGAACTCCTCTGCAATAATACTCTGCAGTGTAAGTGATAAAACTCTGCAATGAGGTGGTTCGTTTAaactactactgtatattcaacaCCACAGTCGAGTTATTGTTCAATAGAATGTATTCCAAAAttgaaaacattacacttcataacATTTAGTATTTATACGATTGTATGGTAGAAATTAGCTACAACAGGTTTCGGTACTGGGGAATTGGGGGACGATTGTTGTAGGTTGTGCCCATAAGTTGGAAAAATAGTGATGAAGACGCCCGGACACGGTTGCAACACGCTTATTGTTGCCATGTTACCATTTTTTCTGTCTCATTCAAATATGGTATGTGCCAAATTTGCTTAAAGTACACCtaccagtgacagtgatgttgACAGTgttgcttctctctcctccttcagcTTCACACCAGTATTCTCCACTGTCTGTTTCCAAGGCACTGGATATGGCGCAGGTTACCGTTGAGGTCACTGTGCTATTAGAACACGTCGGGATGTATTCCTTGATGTTCCTCACCCCTCTCCATTTAGCTGAGCCGGTAAACCCCTCACAGGTAAAAAAGAGCGACTCATATTCAAAGAACTGCAGTCTGGTTGGAATGATCGAAAGAAAAGCTGCATCTGAGACAGCAAAGAAcaatggaaaataaataaatgaaactgttttaaatatttatacaataggctaaattaaagaaaaggcacatacacacaaaaaaaggaaaaagaccaATTGTTTTCAACTGGGAGAATCATAAAGAGGAGTTATTTTCTAGAACCAAATAATTGGTTATTGGAAGGGACTAAAATATAAAGATTTTTTTCCTCTGACTTTTCCCACCTTTAAATGTCTTTCTTATTCTTGTTAAAGGTAATAATATTTGTCATTGTATTTTTTCAGAGAATgggttacatttttttgtaactATTTGCCACTTACCGCCTTTCTTAGCATAACTGTGGTGA
It encodes the following:
- the LOC120573276 gene encoding low affinity immunoglobulin gamma Fc region receptor II-like isoform X1, with the translated sequence MEVTSLCIRLLLNVLLLLAAHGHHSYAKKGDAAFLSIIPTRLQFFEYESLFFTCEGFTGSAKWRGVRNIKEYIPTCSNSTVTSTVTCAISSALETDSGEYWCEAEGGERSNTVNITVTAGSVILESPALPVMEGDAVTLHCRNNTSSTNLPAVFSKDGLFIGSSSVGKITIHSVYKSHEGLYKCNISGVGESAESWLAVRALHKETLRIVLTAVMVALLLLLLVGLLNESVCLLSCLLNGGTNSPLTSGQLKVYTSSAAG
- the LOC120573276 gene encoding low affinity immunoglobulin gamma Fc region receptor II-like isoform X2, with the translated sequence MEVTSLCIRLLLNVLLLLAAHGHHSYAKKGDAAFLSIIPTRLQFFEYESLFFTCEGFTGSAKWRGVRNIKEYIPTCSNSTVTSTVTCAISSALETDSGEYWCEAEGGERSNTVNITVTAGSVILESPALPVMEGDAVTLHCRNNTSSTNLPAVFSKDGLFIGSSSVGKITIHSVYKSHEGLYKCNISGVGESAESWLAVRALHKETLRIVLTAVMVALLLLLLVGLLNGGKLSHTTCPT